The sequence GGCGTTGCAGTAGATGAGGTCACCCTGCACTTCATCGGGGAAGTGGCGGCTGCTGACGACTTCGAGGCCGCTGGTGGGGCGCACTTTGTGCTCCGTGGGCACGAGATCGGGGGTGGAGGGTGTTTTGCTGCCAAAGGCGGGCTTCACCTGCACGGGCAGGGCGTAGTTCATGGTGGTGCCGGAGGTGTGGAGGAGGAAATCCTGACCCCACTGGTCAAAGACGTAGCCCCAGGGATTCGGGATGCTCATCTGGATGGTGCGCTCGAGCTGGCCGCGCTGTGGGCTATAGCGATAGAAGCCACCATCGACGCAGCGCACGGGGCCGTAGGGGGTCTCGATATTGGAGTGGAGGAAGACGCCCTCGCACATCATGAAGGCACCGCTGGGATCGCCAGCGTAGGCGCTGATGGCGTGGTGCGTATCATGCGTGTCAAAACCACCGAGGATGATTTCCATTTTATCTGCCTTGTCGTCGCCGTTCGTGTCACGCAGGAGCACGAGGTTTGGCTCCTGACTGACATAGACACCCTCTGGGGCGAATTCGAATCCGATCGGCAGGTGGAGCTTATCAGCAAAGATGGTTTCTTTGTCCGCTTTGCCATCGCCATTGGTGTCTTCGTAGATGAGGAGCTTGTCGTTCGGCAAGGCATCACCGGGGCGGTAGTGCGGGTAGGTGGGCATCACGGCGACCCAGAGGCGGCCTTTGTCATCAAAGCTCATCTGCATGGGGTTGGCGAGATTGGGGAACTCCTTTTCGGAGGCGAACATCTCGACTTTGTAGCCCTCTGGCACGGTGAGGGTCTTCACCGCGTCTGCGCCGTAGAGGTAGTCTTTGCTGCCGTTTTTGACGCTGGGTTGGTAATTGGTGGGCACTGCGGGGAGTGCGTGAGTCTTGCTGTCATCGACTTCGAGGCTCTTTGTTTTGCCGCTGGCGATGGCGTGGATACGCTCGTCACGCAGGGCGGCCATTTCGCGGGTCTTTTTGACCTCATCGGGGTAATTCTGTGGGCCGTAGGGGTTGTAGCGTTGGCCGTGGGTGTGGACGCCGTTGAGGATGTTGTAGTCGTTGTTCCAGAACCAATCCTTTTGCTTCACAGCCTCGTGCACGAGCTTGGGGTCCGCCTTGGATTCATAGCTGGCGTGGCCGTACATGCCGGTAGCGAGGATTTTGGCCACTTCGACATATCCAGCATCTGTCGGCACAAAACCGCCAGTGGTGAAGGCTTCACCGCCTTTGGCATAAATCGCCTTCGTCGGGGTGAAGAGGTCGATGAAGGTCAGGCCGTGTTTTTTGGCGATGTTCTCGATAGCCGCCGAGTAGAGGATGATATTGGCATTTTCGGCATCTCCCTTCGGTAGATCGCGTTTCGCGCTCTGGTCTTCGTAGGCGACCGGGCTTACGAGAACGACGCGAGGGGCGGATTGGCCATTGTAGGCCTTTGAGAGTGTGTGAACGACCCATGCATCCAGCTCGGCCTCGAAATTGCCCACTTTGGAAGGACCATCAAAGGACTCATTGTAACCAAAGAAGGCGACGATGGTGTCTGCTTTCAGATGCGTGAGCCACTGATCCGGTGTGGAGTAGAAGCCTTTGCCGTTGTGGACTTTTTTATCGGGATGGAATTTCTCTGCACCTGGGAAGGCCCACTGCGAGACGCGTGCCGGATGTGGGCGGAAGCCCGGAGTATCGCCGACGTGGCCCATATTGCGCAGGAGAAGCTGCTCATTCGGGTAGCGCAGATGCAGCTCGGTCTCGATACGGCTGTACCAGGTGTCACGCTCGGCTAGACCATTGCCAATGAGCACGATGCGCTCTCCTTTGGCGGGCGGAGCACTTTTTTGAGCACGGGCAGACGTAGCCGCGATAGGCTCTGCGCTCGGTGCATGTGGTGCCACGGGATCAGCGGCGAAAAGCGAGACCGATAGGAGTAGGGGGGAGATTTTTCGGAGCATAAGCGAGAGGTCAGAAAATAGCGGGCTCCTCCATACGGAGCCGCGCACAAATTTGGAGAGAAATTTTGTGAAAATCGTGACTGAGTCTCACCCGATGGCCTACAGCCTCCGCTCCTTCACCGCATTTGGCTTTGAGGACGGCTACACTTTGCGCGGAGGATTCTTTTTACGTATTCCAAATATTTTTGCCAACGCACAATCACCACCTACTCTCGCCACGCATGAATCCCATTCAAAAAGTCCGCCGCCCATCCCATGTGACTGTGGGCGAGTTTTTCCAGGACAATCAAGAGGCGCTGAAGCTCAAGCTCATCGGCCAGGACAGTGGTTTTTCGCGTAAAATCAGTGAGCCATCTGTCAATCGGCCCGGTATGGCGCTGTGTGGATACTTCGACTACTTCGCCTACAAGCGCCTACAAGTCATCGGTAACTCGGAGCACAGCTATCTCTCTGCTTTGCTGCCGGCCTCGCGGGCGGACCGCTTCCGCCAGCTCTGTGGCTGGGACATTCCCTGCATCATCACCGCCCGCGGGCACAGCCTGGAGCCGGATCTCGTCGAAATCGCCAATTCAGTCGGCATTTCCGTCTTCCAGACCAGCATGGTGACGATGAAGTTCCTCAATCTAGCCACCATCAAACTCGAATGGGCCTTCTCCCCACGCATGAGTGCCCACGGCTGCATGGTCGATGTACAGGGTGTCGGCGTGCTCATTGAGGGCGAGAGCGGCAGCGGGAAAAGTGAGAGCGTCATCGGCCTGCTCCAGCGCGGGGCCAGCCTCGTCGCAGACGACGTGGTGCGGCTGCGTCTCTTTGAGGACCGTGAGATCAATGCCTCTGCGCCGGATAATCTGCGCGGCATGATCGAGATCCGTGGCCTCGGTGTGCTCAATGTCACAGCTCTCTACGGCGTCGGGGCACTGCGTCTCAGCAAGCGCCTCGATCTCATCGTTAGCCTCGTTCATAACCAAAAAACCGAGGAGCTAGAGCGCGTCGGCATCGCCACCCGCACGCGGGAGGTGCTGGGGCTCGATGTGCCCCACGTCATTCTGCCGCTCGCCCCCGGTCGTGATGTCGCCGCCCTGATCGAACTCGCCGCCATGAATTACAAGCTCCGCGCCTTCGGTTACAACAGCGCGGTCGATTTTGATCAAAAATTGCTCAATAACATCACCAACAACCAATTAGGTTGACCTTAGCGCCGCCCTCGGCCAATCAGGAAAAGTCCCCCCAAGCACCCTGACGCACCGCCTCATGAGCCTCGAAAAAACACTCACGATCTGCAACAAGATGGGCATGCATGCGCGTCCAGCCGCGCAGTTCGTAAAGCGAGCCAGTAAATACCAGTGCGATATCTGGGTCGAAAAAGACGATGAGCCCGTCAATGGCAAGAGCATCATGGGACTCATGATGCTCGCAGCAGGCAAAGGCGAGTGCATCAAAATCTCCACCGACGGTGCCGACGCAGAGGCCGCCATGGCTGACCTCGAAGAACTCGTCAAATCCGGCTTCGGCGACGTCGAGTGACCCTGGCATGAACAATCCACGAGGAACGATGCATGAAACGCTTCCTCCTGCTGCTCCATTTCCTCACGGCTGCCATTACCGCAGTCACCACCCACGGCGCTGAGCCGCTCACCACGACTGCGGCCATCCGTGCCCTCAGCCCTGAGCAGGCACGACTAGGCCCACCTGCTCGGCTCGAAGCAGTCGTCACCTTTTATCATGAGGACTGGGGCGTCCTCCTCATCCATGACGGGCACAATGGCATCTGCGTCGGCGTCCCTCATGACAAACGCCCCGCTCAGCCCTATCTCAAAGGCGAGCGTCTTCGCATCGAAGGCACCGTCTCGGAGGGCGAATTCCTCCCCGTCGTCCTACCAGACCAGATCGTGCAACTCGGCCCAGGCACGCCGCCCGTTTATGAAAAAATGAGCGCAGAGGCTCTCTTCGCTCCTGCCTTGGACTGCCACCCCGTCGAAGTCACCGCCGTCGTCAAAGGCACCTCCTTCCAGGAGCAGAGCCTCGTCGTCGATCTCCAAATCGACGGCTGGCAGGTCCGTGCGCTCGTCCCCCAGAGCCGCGAGCTGCGCCAGATCCCTTGGCAGCTCCTCGAGCGACGCGTCCGCGTCCACGGCGTCGCAGGCACCCACTTCAATGACCAGCGCCAGATGTCCGGCCGCTTGCTCTTTGTGCCCGATCTAGAGTCCTTCCAGATCGTCGAGGAGCCCCAAGCCAGCGACACACCGCCCCTCGCCACCGTCAGTGACCTCCTCCGCGTCCACACCGACCTACGCACCCATGTGCGCCTCCGTGGCCAATGCACCCACCTCGTCCCAGGCCGCGGCCTCTACCTGCGGGGCGAAGGCGGCAGCATGTTCATTCAGACTGCCCAGCCCCTCCAGGTGCAGCGCGGCGATGGCGTCGAGGTCGATGGCTATCCTCTCATCACCCACTTCCGTCCCAGCCTCAGCGCACGGGATGTACGGCAGCTCACTGGCGCAGACACCATCAGAAGCGCACTCATCCCACAGCCCTTTGACCCCTCTGCCCAGCGCAACAGCCGCGAGCAATGCGAACTCGTCACCCTCGATGCCGAATTCATCGAAGTCATCCGCGGTCGTGAATCCACCGCCCTCATCTGCCGTGCGGCAGGGCAAGTCTTTGAAGCACATCTCTCCCTCCCAGAGATCATCCCAGAAGACTACGCACCAGGCACCACCCTACGCCTCACTGGAATCTGCGAGCTCATCTCAGACCGCCCATTAGTCATCCCACGGAACGCCACTGGCTTCCGCATCCTCCTACGCCAGCCAGCAGACATCCTCGTCCTCGCCAGGCCCTCTTGGTGGAATGAGCAGCATGCACTCTGGGTGCTCGGCATCGTCGGCCTCCTCGCCCTCATGATCGCCGCCTGGGCTCTCGCTCTCCAGTTCATCGTCCGTAGGCAGTCACGCATGATCCGCCAGCATGCTGAAAAACAAGGCACCATGGAGGAGCGCCAGCGCATCGCCCGCGACCTCCACGACACCCTCGAACAAGAACTCGTCGGCGTGAACATGCTCCTCGACAGCACCTCCATGAAAATGAACGGCGAAAAACCCGCCGAAGCCACTGAGACACTCGATCTCGCACGCAGGCTCCTGCGCCGTGCACGTGAGGACTCACGCTCCACCATCCGTGAGCTCCGCAGCGTCACCCTGGAGCAGCGCGGCCTCTCCGCCGCCATCGAGGAACTGCTCAAACCGCTCGCCACCGCCGCCGGAGCCCGCTTCACCGTCCAAACCATCGGTCTTCCCGCACGGCTCCCCGGCACCATGGAATTGAATCTCCTCCGCCTCGCCCAAGAAGCCGTCTCCAACGCCGGAAAACACTCCGGGGCCAAAAACATCGACCTCCGGCTCCAATACACCGACAGCCAAGTCCTCCTCGAAGTCCACGACGACGGCCACGGTTTCGACCTCCACACCCTCGGAGCCGATGGCGGCCATTTCGGCCTCAGCGGCATGCGTGAGCGTGCCGAAAAGATAAATGGACAATTGCGGCTCCAATCCGAACCGGGCATGGGGACTACCGTATCCGTCACCGCACCCCGCCAACCGCGTTCAGGCCTATGAGCATGCCCAAGAAAACCCGAGTCCTCATCGTGGACGACCATTTCGCCACACGGCTCGGCCTCAGTGTCCCCATCAATGCCGAAAAAGACATGACCGTCATCGCCGAAGCCGGCACTGGCGGCAAAGCCGTCGCCCTCTACCGCGAGCACCGCCCAGACGTCGTCCTCATGGACTACGACCTCCCGGATCAAAACGGCGTCCAGACCCTCTCCATCATCCGCAACGAGTTCCCAGATGCCCGCATCCTCATGCTCACCATCTTAGAAGGTGAAGAAGACATCTGGCGGGCCGTCAGCGCCGGAGCACGCGGCTACCTCACCAAATCCAGCGAGTGTGAGCAAGTCCTCGCCGCCATCCGCGCCATCGCCGCTGGAGAGACCTACTTCCCACCCGCCATCATCGCCAAAATCAGAGCCCGTGAAAAGCGCAAGCCCCTCACCGAGCGCGAGCTAGAAATCCTCCGCCTCCTCGTCCGTGGTCACTCCACCAAAGAGATCGTGGACATGATGAAACTCAGCATGGGCACCATCCGCCTCCACATCAGCATCATCCTGGAAAAACTCGATGCCTTCGACCGCACCAATGCCGTCGCCATCGCCATCGAGCGCGGCATCGTCCGCGTCGGCGAGTAAGCACTAAGCTGCCCACTCGCTGCCATCAGTACTCCCGACCGCTCTGAATATGGGGGACATGGGGAAAGCGGCAAAATAGAGCTAAGAAGCGCAAGGGCGGGTCGTTCACGGCCTTGTAACGAGTTCTTTATACTATGAGCCCCCTCCGCATCACCTCCGCATTGGTTTTCACTCTCGGCCTCGGCACTCTCCAGGCTGCCTCCATGCCGGAAAGCCAAAAAATCGACCAACTCCTCGCCGCAGGCTGGGAAAAGGCCGGTGTGAAGGCCAATCCGCCCGCCAGTGAGGACGTGCTCGTGCGCCGTCTCTACCTGGACATCGCGGGCCGCATCCCCACCGTCGAAGAAGTCGCTGCGTATAGGCAATCGAGCGATCCGCAGAAGCGTAGCAAGCTCATCGACACGCTGCTGGCCTCCGATGGGCACACCAGCCACATGTTTAACTACTGGGCCGACATCCTGCGCCTCTCCGACAACGTCAAAGGCCGCCTCACGGCCGAGGCCTACGAGGAGTGGCTCAAAAAGCAGATCAAAGCCAATACACCCTACGATCAGATGGTGCGTAATCTCCTCACCACCGACGGCGGCGTGTGGGATAGCGGTAGTATCGGCTTCTGGCAGCGGGATGAGAACAAGCTCGACCACCTCGCCTATACCGTGCAGGTCTTTTTGGGCACCAGCATCGTCTGTGCCCAATGCCATAACCATCCCTTCGATAAATGGACGCAGATGGACTACTACCACATGGCCGCCTTCACCTGGGGCATGGACACCAAGGGCAACGGCTTCAACATCAAATCGGAGAAGCCCAAACAGCAGTTCGACAAAAAACTCCTCGCTAGCATGACGCCCAAAGAGCGGAAGGCCTACGTGCAGAAAATGCAGGCCGAGCGCAAATCCGCCGACAAGACCGAAACTGCCAGCGTCAGCCGTGAGGACATGCAGAAAGTCAAACAAGCCATGCAGGACGTGATGAAGCCCCTGCGCTATACCAGCGCGACCTGGCAGGAGGGCAAAACGCCCACCCTTCCGCATGATTACCACTACCCAGATGGCAAGCCCGGCGAAAAAGTCACGGCCAAGACCATGTTCGGCCACGAAGCCGTGCAGAAAGACGGTCAGACCACCATTCAGGGTTTTGCCGATTGGATGGCTAATCCCCAGAACCCGCGCTTCACCACCGTCATTGCCAATCGCATGTGGAAGAAGGCTTTTGGCATTGGTTTGATCGAGCCCGTCGATGAGATGACCGATAGCACCGTCGCCAGCAATCCTGCGCTGATGGATTACCTCACAGAGCTGATGGTGGAGAAGAAATACTCGCTCAAATCCTTCCTCCGCGTGATCTACAACACCGATGCCTATCAGCGTGCCGCCACGACGCAGGAGGTGCCATTGGGTGAGACTTATCACTTCACCGGCCCCATCCTCCGCCGTATGAGCGCGGAGCAGATTTGGGACAGCCTCGTCACTCTTAGCAAAGGCAATGTCGATGACAGCGTCGATGACGAAAATGTCCGCCTGAACCAGTATCTCGACGATCTGGGCATGTTCCTCGGCACCATCAAAGAAAAAGGAGCCAAGGGGCTCATCGAAATCGCCAGCAAGAATGCCGATAAGCTCTCCGCCAACCAAAAGAAGCTCGATGACATGAAGGCCCAGCTCGCGGCTGCCAAGGAAAAAGGCGGCGATACGGCCGCCGCTGCTAAAGATCTCGCTCGCCAAGCCCAGCAGCTCCGTAAAGAAACCGAGCGTGATTTCCTCATCGGACTCCTCGGTGAAGAGCGTGCCAAAGAGCTACGCCAAGGCTACGCGGCCAAACAAAACAAACAGCCCGCCAAGCAGATGCGCCCGCAGATCGACCCCAAAAAGCTCGCGAGCATGACCAAAGAGCAGCGCCGTGAATTCATCAAAAACTACCAGAAAAACAGTGGCAACAAAGACGTGAACCTTGCTACCCGCGCCAGTGAGCAGCCCAGCCCAGCTCGTCCTGGCACCTTCCTGCGCACCTTTGGTCAAAGTGACCGCGAACTCATCCAAAATGCCTCCGATGACGCCTCCGTGCCGCAGGCTCTCAGCTTGCTCAATGGCCCTGTGGCCGAAATCCTCGGCAGTCCGGCTTCCAAGCTCAATCAAGACCTCGAAAAAGCAGCGAGCACCTCACAGAAGCTCGAAACGCTCTATCTCGCCCTCCTCGGTCGTCAGCCAAACGCCGATGAAAAAGCCATCCTCAGCCAAGTCACCTCCGAGCGTGGCGAAAAAGCCGTCACCGACGTGACGCATGCGCTGATCACCGGCAGCCAATTCCTCTTCGTTCAGTGATATAGGCCCTATGAGACCTTTTTGACCTATCGCACCCATCCAACGCCACCTTTTTATGAAAACCACCACCGATCTCTCCCGCCGCGACTTTGTCGAAAACATC is a genomic window of Verrucomicrobiaceae bacterium containing:
- the hprK gene encoding HPr(Ser) kinase/phosphatase, which gives rise to MNPIQKVRRPSHVTVGEFFQDNQEALKLKLIGQDSGFSRKISEPSVNRPGMALCGYFDYFAYKRLQVIGNSEHSYLSALLPASRADRFRQLCGWDIPCIITARGHSLEPDLVEIANSVGISVFQTSMVTMKFLNLATIKLEWAFSPRMSAHGCMVDVQGVGVLIEGESGSGKSESVIGLLQRGASLVADDVVRLRLFEDREINASAPDNLRGMIEIRGLGVLNVTALYGVGALRLSKRLDLIVSLVHNQKTEELERVGIATRTREVLGLDVPHVILPLAPGRDVAALIELAAMNYKLRAFGYNSAVDFDQKLLNNITNNQLG
- a CDS encoding HPr family phosphocarrier protein translates to MSLEKTLTICNKMGMHARPAAQFVKRASKYQCDIWVEKDDEPVNGKSIMGLMMLAAGKGECIKISTDGADAEAAMADLEELVKSGFGDVE
- a CDS encoding sensor histidine kinase; translation: MKRFLLLLHFLTAAITAVTTHGAEPLTTTAAIRALSPEQARLGPPARLEAVVTFYHEDWGVLLIHDGHNGICVGVPHDKRPAQPYLKGERLRIEGTVSEGEFLPVVLPDQIVQLGPGTPPVYEKMSAEALFAPALDCHPVEVTAVVKGTSFQEQSLVVDLQIDGWQVRALVPQSRELRQIPWQLLERRVRVHGVAGTHFNDQRQMSGRLLFVPDLESFQIVEEPQASDTPPLATVSDLLRVHTDLRTHVRLRGQCTHLVPGRGLYLRGEGGSMFIQTAQPLQVQRGDGVEVDGYPLITHFRPSLSARDVRQLTGADTIRSALIPQPFDPSAQRNSREQCELVTLDAEFIEVIRGRESTALICRAAGQVFEAHLSLPEIIPEDYAPGTTLRLTGICELISDRPLVIPRNATGFRILLRQPADILVLARPSWWNEQHALWVLGIVGLLALMIAAWALALQFIVRRQSRMIRQHAEKQGTMEERQRIARDLHDTLEQELVGVNMLLDSTSMKMNGEKPAEATETLDLARRLLRRAREDSRSTIRELRSVTLEQRGLSAAIEELLKPLATAAGARFTVQTIGLPARLPGTMELNLLRLAQEAVSNAGKHSGAKNIDLRLQYTDSQVLLEVHDDGHGFDLHTLGADGGHFGLSGMRERAEKINGQLRLQSEPGMGTTVSVTAPRQPRSGL
- a CDS encoding response regulator transcription factor — its product is MPKKTRVLIVDDHFATRLGLSVPINAEKDMTVIAEAGTGGKAVALYREHRPDVVLMDYDLPDQNGVQTLSIIRNEFPDARILMLTILEGEEDIWRAVSAGARGYLTKSSECEQVLAAIRAIAAGETYFPPAIIAKIRAREKRKPLTERELEILRLLVRGHSTKEIVDMMKLSMGTIRLHISIILEKLDAFDRTNAVAIAIERGIVRVGE
- a CDS encoding DUF1549 domain-containing protein; translation: MSPLRITSALVFTLGLGTLQAASMPESQKIDQLLAAGWEKAGVKANPPASEDVLVRRLYLDIAGRIPTVEEVAAYRQSSDPQKRSKLIDTLLASDGHTSHMFNYWADILRLSDNVKGRLTAEAYEEWLKKQIKANTPYDQMVRNLLTTDGGVWDSGSIGFWQRDENKLDHLAYTVQVFLGTSIVCAQCHNHPFDKWTQMDYYHMAAFTWGMDTKGNGFNIKSEKPKQQFDKKLLASMTPKERKAYVQKMQAERKSADKTETASVSREDMQKVKQAMQDVMKPLRYTSATWQEGKTPTLPHDYHYPDGKPGEKVTAKTMFGHEAVQKDGQTTIQGFADWMANPQNPRFTTVIANRMWKKAFGIGLIEPVDEMTDSTVASNPALMDYLTELMVEKKYSLKSFLRVIYNTDAYQRAATTQEVPLGETYHFTGPILRRMSAEQIWDSLVTLSKGNVDDSVDDENVRLNQYLDDLGMFLGTIKEKGAKGLIEIASKNADKLSANQKKLDDMKAQLAAAKEKGGDTAAAAKDLARQAQQLRKETERDFLIGLLGEERAKELRQGYAAKQNKQPAKQMRPQIDPKKLASMTKEQRREFIKNYQKNSGNKDVNLATRASEQPSPARPGTFLRTFGQSDRELIQNASDDASVPQALSLLNGPVAEILGSPASKLNQDLEKAASTSQKLETLYLALLGRQPNADEKAILSQVTSERGEKAVTDVTHALITGSQFLFVQ
- a CDS encoding c-type cytochrome; translation: MLRKISPLLLSVSLFAADPVAPHAPSAEPIAATSARAQKSAPPAKGERIVLIGNGLAERDTWYSRIETELHLRYPNEQLLLRNMGHVGDTPGFRPHPARVSQWAFPGAEKFHPDKKVHNGKGFYSTPDQWLTHLKADTIVAFFGYNESFDGPSKVGNFEAELDAWVVHTLSKAYNGQSAPRVVLVSPVAYEDQSAKRDLPKGDAENANIILYSAAIENIAKKHGLTFIDLFTPTKAIYAKGGEAFTTGGFVPTDAGYVEVAKILATGMYGHASYESKADPKLVHEAVKQKDWFWNNDYNILNGVHTHGQRYNPYGPQNYPDEVKKTREMAALRDERIHAIASGKTKSLEVDDSKTHALPAVPTNYQPSVKNGSKDYLYGADAVKTLTVPEGYKVEMFASEKEFPNLANPMQMSFDDKGRLWVAVMPTYPHYRPGDALPNDKLLIYEDTNGDGKADKETIFADKLHLPIGFEFAPEGVYVSQEPNLVLLRDTNGDDKADKMEIILGGFDTHDTHHAISAYAGDPSGAFMMCEGVFLHSNIETPYGPVRCVDGGFYRYSPQRGQLERTIQMSIPNPWGYVFDQWGQDFLLHTSGTTMNYALPVQVKPAFGSKTPSTPDLVPTEHKVRPTSGLEVVSSRHFPDEVQGDLIYCNAIGFLGIKQVKIEDADTGWKTSHRHNLLQSTDGNFRPVDLEFAPDGSLYVIDWHNVLIGHMQHNARDPLRDHVHGRIYRITYPSRPLVKAAPVEGAPIADLLENLKAPELRQRYRTRRELRGRDPQQVLPAVKAWAAVQKDAHAKLEALWTTWGLNAADEGLLREMLASSDFHARAAAVRVLRYNTHRIADHAALLEKAANDEHGRVRLEAIIAASWLPDVPAAKKIVAAASAKPLDDWSKNAAKTAMDRLNGIAEKVTLDYTVFPAPKHLSKPAQAQYMAGQEVYHRDGHCMTCHRGDGNGLPPAFPSIAASPWVTDDDERLIKIVLFGLMGPIEVKGKRFDGQVPMTPFGGMLKDEEVANVLTFVRNSFGNKAAPISPAQVKAIRDANKGRMMLFTSDEILKAHPMK